The Prochlorococcus marinus str. MIT 9301 genome window below encodes:
- a CDS encoding S1 RNA-binding domain-containing protein produces the protein MGVSNKNAQDNIEPKGNKKPLQVLHISKKDTQKIDIEHSNSQEEIKKEDIAIKPQIIKNDSVKKIEENYENTKDFDISLQNSTQQDLNRPLNFSEQNPDFHSERTVDEFDFDESAFLEALNANEPIGATGETISGKVIAIESDGLYIDIGGKAPGYMPKKECGLGVITNFKEKFSIGLEMEVLVIKEQNADGMVTVSARALILRQSWEKVSSSAKNGELINVLINGFNRGGLTCDVDGLRGFIPRSQLEDGQDYQSFVGKTLKVAFLEVNPESRKLVLSEKKASLVSKLTSLELGQLIEGEVLAVKPYGFFIDLGGASGLLHQSSLTNGSIRSLREVFREGEMIKALISEIDLEKGRIGLNTALLENSAGELIIDKQKVMQEATERALKTKALFDKKEQDK, from the coding sequence ATGGGAGTCAGTAATAAAAATGCCCAAGATAATATCGAACCAAAGGGCAATAAAAAACCTCTTCAGGTACTTCACATAAGCAAGAAAGATACTCAAAAAATAGATATTGAGCACTCCAATTCGCAAGAAGAAATTAAAAAAGAAGATATCGCAATCAAACCGCAAATCATTAAAAATGATTCAGTAAAAAAAATTGAGGAGAATTATGAAAACACCAAGGATTTTGATATTTCTCTACAAAATTCAACTCAACAAGACTTAAATAGACCCCTTAATTTTTCTGAGCAAAACCCAGATTTTCATTCAGAAAGAACAGTTGATGAATTCGATTTTGATGAAAGTGCTTTTTTGGAGGCTTTAAATGCAAATGAGCCAATCGGGGCTACAGGAGAAACAATTTCAGGTAAGGTTATAGCAATCGAAAGTGATGGACTATATATTGACATTGGCGGAAAAGCACCTGGTTATATGCCCAAAAAAGAATGTGGTTTGGGTGTCATTACTAACTTTAAAGAAAAGTTTTCTATAGGCCTTGAAATGGAAGTTTTGGTTATCAAAGAACAAAATGCTGATGGGATGGTAACAGTGAGCGCTCGGGCATTAATTCTCAGGCAAAGTTGGGAGAAAGTATCAAGTTCCGCAAAAAATGGAGAATTAATTAACGTTTTAATTAATGGATTTAATAGAGGTGGGCTTACGTGTGATGTAGATGGATTAAGAGGATTCATTCCAAGATCTCAACTTGAAGATGGTCAAGATTATCAATCTTTTGTTGGCAAAACTCTAAAAGTAGCGTTTCTTGAGGTGAATCCAGAATCCAGAAAATTAGTTCTCTCTGAAAAGAAAGCATCATTAGTCTCTAAACTTACAAGTTTAGAATTAGGTCAATTAATTGAAGGAGAAGTTTTAGCAGTAAAACCATATGGCTTCTTTATAGATTTAGGCGGAGCTAGTGGACTTCTTCATCAATCTTCACTAACAAATGGATCGATTCGTTCTCTAAGAGAAGTTTTTAGAGAAGGGGAAATGATAAAAGCTTTAATATCTGAAATAGACCTCGAAAAAGGTCGTATTGGTCTCAATACAGCACTCTTAGAAAACTCTGCGGGAGAATTAATTATTGATAAGCAAAAAGTTATGCAAGAAGCCACAGAGAGAGCACTAAAAACTAAAGCACTCTTCGATAAAAAAGAACAAGATAAATGA
- a CDS encoding creatininase family protein, with amino-acid sequence MNFKPIPNKFEYLNWQEIECVAKNKRSTVIWPFGAVEQHGPHLPLATDSIFVDEIISEVFKLFSADIPLKKLPTQYIGFSPEHKGFAGTISLSSNLITSMIKEVGSQLSEMGFKRLILINGHGGQISLLNTAARELRSVAPGMAVFPCFLWSGVNGLSELLTKTEIEDGLHASLAETSLMLALKPELVGDDRPNEGNKVEIPKGWSLEGNAPTAWLTDDFSKSGVIGDSRGANESLGKNLKELLINHWSELIMNLMQSDWPNNS; translated from the coding sequence ATGAACTTTAAACCAATACCTAATAAATTTGAATATTTAAATTGGCAAGAAATTGAGTGTGTTGCAAAAAACAAAAGATCAACTGTGATTTGGCCATTCGGCGCTGTTGAGCAACATGGGCCGCATTTGCCTCTTGCAACAGACAGTATTTTTGTTGATGAAATTATCAGTGAAGTTTTTAAATTATTTTCTGCCGATATTCCATTAAAAAAACTTCCAACTCAATATATTGGTTTTTCTCCAGAACATAAGGGTTTTGCTGGGACAATTTCACTTTCCTCAAATTTAATAACTTCAATGATAAAGGAAGTCGGAAGTCAATTATCTGAAATGGGTTTTAAAAGATTGATACTAATTAATGGACATGGAGGGCAAATTTCACTATTAAATACAGCTGCAAGAGAGTTAAGAAGTGTCGCACCAGGGATGGCGGTTTTTCCCTGTTTCTTATGGAGTGGTGTGAATGGATTGAGTGAATTGTTAACAAAAACTGAGATTGAGGATGGGCTTCATGCTTCTTTAGCTGAAACAAGTTTGATGCTGGCTTTGAAACCAGAACTAGTAGGTGATGACCGCCCAAATGAGGGAAATAAAGTAGAGATCCCTAAAGGTTGGAGTCTAGAGGGCAATGCGCCTACCGCTTGGCTTACTGACGACTTCAGTAAATCAGGGGTTATTGGAGATAGTAGAGGGGCAAATGAGTCTTTAGGGAAAAATTTAAAGGAATTATTGATTAATCACTGGTCCGAATTGATTATGAATCTGATGCAATCAGATTGGCCAAACAATTCTTAA
- a CDS encoding aldehyde oxygenase (deformylating): MQTLESNKKTIEESTNSISLDLPDFTTDSYKDAYSRINAIVIEGEQEAHDNYISIATLIPNELEELTKLARMEMKHKKGFTACGRNLDVVADMEFAKKFFSKLHGNFQVALKKGNVTTCLLIQAILIEAFAISAYNVYIRVADPFAKKITEGVVKDEYLHLNYGQQWLKENLSTCKDELMEANKVNLPLIKKMLDEVADDASVLAMDREELMEEFMIAYQDTLMEIGLDNREIARMAMAAIV, from the coding sequence ATGCAAACTCTAGAATCAAATAAAAAAACTATTGAAGAATCGACTAATTCGATTTCTTTAGATTTGCCCGACTTCACTACAGATTCTTATAAGGATGCATACAGCAGAATAAATGCAATTGTTATTGAGGGAGAGCAAGAGGCTCATGATAATTACATTTCAATAGCAACTTTAATTCCAAATGAGTTAGAGGAGTTAACTAAATTGGCGAGAATGGAAATGAAGCATAAAAAAGGCTTTACTGCATGTGGAAGAAATTTAGATGTAGTAGCTGATATGGAATTTGCAAAAAAATTCTTTTCTAAATTGCATGGTAATTTTCAAGTTGCTCTTAAAAAAGGAAATGTAACAACATGTCTTTTAATACAAGCTATATTAATTGAAGCATTTGCAATTTCTGCTTATAACGTCTACATAAGAGTTGCGGATCCTTTTGCAAAAAAAATAACAGAGGGAGTAGTTAAAGATGAATATCTCCATTTAAATTATGGTCAACAGTGGCTTAAAGAGAATTTATCTACTTGTAAAGATGAATTAATGGAAGCAAATAAGGTTAATCTTCCCTTAATCAAAAAGATGTTAGATGAAGTAGCAGATGACGCTTCAGTTTTAGCTATGGACAGAGAAGAATTAATGGAAGAATTTATGATTGCTTATCAAGATACATTGATGGAAATAGGTTTAGATAATAGAGAAATTGCAAGAATGGCTATGGCAGCTATCGTCTAA
- a CDS encoding long-chain acyl-[acyl-carrier-protein] reductase, whose product MFGLIGHSTSFEDAKRKASMLGFDHIADGDLDVWCTAPPQLVENVEVKSATGISIEGSYIDSCFVPEMLSRFKTARRKVLNAMELAQKKGINITALGGFTSIIFENFNLLQHKQIRNTSLEWERFTTGNTHTAWVICKQLEINAPRIGIDLKKATVAVIGATGDIGSAVCRWLINKTGISELLMVARQQEPLALLQKELDGGTITSLDEALPQADIVVWVASMPKTIEIDTDNLKKPCLMIDGGYPKNLDEKFQGENIYVLKGGIVEFFNDIGWNMMELAEMQNPQREMFACFAEAMILEFEKCHTNFSWGRNNISLEKMEFIGAASLKHGFSAIGLDKQPKVLTV is encoded by the coding sequence ATGTTTGGGTTAATAGGCCACTCAACCAGTTTTGAAGATGCAAAAAGAAAGGCTTCGATGCTAGGATTCGATCATATTGCTGATGGAGACTTGGATGTTTGGTGTACTGCTCCTCCTCAGCTTGTTGAAAATGTAGAAGTAAAGAGTGCTACTGGAATATCTATCGAAGGTTCTTATATAGATTCGTGCTTTGTTCCTGAAATGCTTTCTAGGTTTAAAACCGCCAGAAGAAAAGTTCTCAATGCTATGGAACTAGCTCAGAAAAAAGGGATTAACATTACCGCTTTAGGAGGATTTACTTCTATTATTTTCGAGAATTTTAATCTTCTTCAGCATAAACAAATTAGAAATACATCATTAGAGTGGGAAAGGTTTACTACTGGAAATACTCATACCGCCTGGGTTATTTGTAAGCAACTAGAGATAAATGCGCCTCGCATTGGGATTGACCTCAAAAAAGCAACTGTTGCTGTAATTGGTGCTACAGGTGATATTGGTAGTGCTGTTTGTAGGTGGCTTATCAATAAAACTGGGATTTCAGAACTTCTTATGGTAGCAAGACAACAAGAACCACTAGCTTTGTTACAAAAAGAATTAGATGGTGGCACCATAACAAGTTTAGATGAGGCATTGCCTCAGGCTGATATTGTTGTGTGGGTTGCAAGTATGCCTAAAACCATTGAGATTGACACTGATAATTTAAAAAAACCATGTTTAATGATTGATGGTGGATATCCCAAAAATCTTGATGAGAAATTTCAGGGTGAAAATATTTATGTTTTAAAAGGAGGGATAGTAGAGTTTTTCAATGATATTGGTTGGAATATGATGGAACTTGCGGAAATGCAAAACCCTCAGCGAGAAATGTTTGCTTGCTTTGCAGAAGCTATGATTTTAGAATTTGAAAAGTGTCATACAAACTTCAGTTGGGGAAGAAATAACATTTCCCTTGAAAAGATGGAATTTATTGGAGCAGCTTCTTTAAAGCATGGTTTTTCAGCAATTGGACTTGATAAACAGCCTAAAGTATTAACTGTCTAA
- a CDS encoding acetyl-CoA carboxylase carboxyltransferase subunit alpha: MAKRYLLDFEKPLVELEKQIEQIKELARDSEVDVSQQLLQLETLAARRREEIFKSLTPAQKIQVARHPQRPSTLDFVQMFCDDWIELHGDRNGGDDMALIGGIGSINNRPVLMLGHQKGRDTKENVVRNFGMAKPGGYRKALRLMQHANRFSLPILTFIDTPGAYAGLKAEEHGQGEAIARNLREMFGLKVPIVATVIGEGGSGGALGIGVADRLLMFEHSVYTVASPEACASILWRDAAKAPEAASALKITGKDLLKLGIIDEVLPEPSGGNNWAPLDAGNTLKEAIEKHLNALLKMPEDELIEERYKKFRVLGKFIEANNIEEIYSEIPQKTE, encoded by the coding sequence ATGGCTAAACGTTACCTCCTCGATTTTGAAAAGCCTCTTGTTGAACTTGAGAAGCAGATAGAGCAAATTAAAGAACTAGCTCGAGATTCGGAGGTAGATGTTAGTCAACAGCTTCTACAGCTTGAAACCCTAGCGGCTAGAAGAAGAGAAGAAATCTTTAAATCTCTCACACCTGCTCAAAAGATTCAGGTAGCTAGACATCCTCAAAGGCCAAGTACTTTGGACTTTGTTCAAATGTTTTGTGATGATTGGATCGAATTACATGGAGACAGAAATGGTGGCGATGATATGGCACTAATTGGGGGGATAGGTTCGATAAATAATAGACCAGTATTGATGTTAGGACATCAGAAAGGAAGGGACACAAAAGAAAATGTAGTAAGAAACTTTGGGATGGCAAAACCAGGAGGTTACAGAAAAGCTCTTAGATTAATGCAGCATGCTAATAGATTCTCTTTGCCAATTCTTACATTTATTGATACTCCTGGAGCCTATGCTGGTTTAAAAGCTGAAGAACATGGTCAAGGGGAAGCGATTGCAAGAAACCTTCGAGAGATGTTTGGATTGAAAGTCCCAATTGTGGCTACTGTCATTGGAGAAGGAGGTTCAGGAGGCGCACTTGGAATAGGTGTTGCAGATAGGTTACTAATGTTCGAACACAGTGTTTACACAGTTGCTAGTCCTGAAGCATGTGCATCAATTTTGTGGAGAGATGCTGCGAAGGCACCAGAAGCTGCATCAGCACTTAAAATTACAGGTAAAGACTTACTCAAATTGGGGATTATAGATGAGGTATTACCAGAACCTTCTGGTGGGAATAATTGGGCTCCTTTAGATGCTGGCAACACACTAAAAGAGGCTATTGAGAAACACCTTAACGCTTTACTGAAAATGCCTGAAGACGAATTAATTGAGGAAAGATACAAAAAGTTTAGGGTTTTAGGTAAATTTATCGAAGCAAATAATATTGAAGAGATTTATAGTGAAATCCCCCAAAAAACTGAATAA
- a CDS encoding SDR family oxidoreductase, translated as MKSPKKLNKLKLAFITGATKGIGKSTAITFANAGWDLILLSRNMDLMEKLKSELLNTKSKINLIKCDLSNSLEIEHCVKEAIEKYGCPSVLINNAGCAFNSPLVEMDLGQWEKTIQINLTSVFQICSAIIPQMRKNGGLVINVSSHASYNAFPQWGAYCISKSALAMFTKCLREEERSNSIRACTITLGSVNTPLWDSESINADFDRTSMLSSSEVSDTILYMAQQPESQLIEDLTLMPSGGAF; from the coding sequence GTGAAATCCCCCAAAAAACTGAATAAATTGAAACTAGCTTTTATAACGGGTGCTACGAAAGGTATTGGTAAATCTACCGCAATTACTTTTGCTAATGCTGGCTGGGATTTAATTTTACTTTCCAGGAATATGGATTTAATGGAGAAACTAAAGAGCGAACTATTGAATACTAAATCAAAAATTAACCTAATTAAATGTGATTTATCTAATTCTCTAGAAATAGAGCATTGTGTTAAAGAAGCAATTGAGAAATATGGGTGCCCTTCAGTTTTGATAAATAATGCCGGTTGCGCATTTAATAGCCCTTTAGTTGAAATGGATTTAGGTCAATGGGAAAAAACTATTCAAATAAACCTCACAAGTGTTTTTCAAATTTGCAGCGCAATAATCCCTCAAATGAGAAAGAATGGTGGTTTAGTGATTAATGTTAGTAGTCATGCCTCATATAATGCATTCCCCCAATGGGGAGCTTATTGTATTTCAAAATCTGCATTAGCGATGTTTACTAAATGCCTGAGGGAAGAGGAGAGATCTAATTCAATAAGAGCTTGCACAATAACTTTAGGTTCAGTAAATACTCCTCTTTGGGACTCGGAATCTATCAATGCTGATTTTGATAGAACTTCTATGCTCTCCTCAAGCGAAGTATCAGATACTATTCTCTATATGGCTCAACAACCTGAGTCACAACTGATTGAAGACTTAACTTTAATGCCCTCTGGTGGAGCCTTTTAA
- the folE gene encoding GTP cyclohydrolase I, protein MTSTLPNDNIRNFDDQITNKLISEIIRDRIKNSGKRFSANDNISDFINPGELEILEKEVASRVKDLLKSLVIDVENDHNTQETAERVSKMYLNEVFKGRYHEQPKVTSFPNDKNLDEIYTVGPISVRSACSHHLVPILGECWIGIKPGNKVIGLSKFARVADWVFSRPHIQEEAVMILADEIEKLCEPKGLGIIVKAQHYCMKWRGVKEPNTSMINSVVRGDFRHDLSLKQEFFELVKQQSATNNY, encoded by the coding sequence ATGACCTCTACATTACCCAACGATAATATTAGAAACTTTGACGACCAGATTACTAATAAACTAATTTCTGAAATTATAAGAGACAGAATTAAGAATTCTGGGAAAAGATTCAGTGCCAATGATAATATTTCTGACTTTATAAATCCGGGTGAATTAGAAATTTTAGAAAAAGAAGTAGCCTCAAGAGTCAAAGACTTACTTAAGTCCCTCGTAATTGATGTCGAAAATGATCATAATACTCAAGAAACTGCTGAAAGAGTTTCAAAAATGTATTTAAATGAAGTTTTTAAAGGTAGATATCATGAACAACCTAAAGTTACAAGTTTCCCAAATGACAAAAATCTTGATGAAATTTATACAGTTGGCCCAATTTCTGTCAGATCTGCATGCTCACATCACTTAGTTCCAATTCTAGGAGAGTGTTGGATAGGTATTAAACCCGGGAATAAAGTCATAGGACTTTCAAAATTTGCTAGAGTTGCCGATTGGGTTTTCTCAAGACCTCATATTCAGGAAGAAGCTGTAATGATCCTTGCAGATGAAATTGAAAAACTATGTGAGCCTAAAGGTTTAGGCATTATTGTAAAAGCCCAACATTATTGTATGAAGTGGAGGGGAGTCAAAGAACCAAATACAAGCATGATTAATTCTGTTGTTAGAGGCGATTTTAGACACGATTTAAGTTTAAAACAAGAATTTTTTGAGCTTGTAAAACAACAGTCCGCTACTAATAATTATTAA
- a CDS encoding phosphoribosylanthranilate isomerase has product MPKTNPLVKICGLTSEEQALQVAKLGANAIGIISVEESPRYVSAEIKKKIFKTLENFYPKIDRVTVVQNCPIDLIIKNFLGKPSETIIQLHGDEDIDYCKKIRKYIPNIGLWKAFRIKTEEDIDKIKPFEDFIDAILLDSWNKETYGGSGKKINSIYLKNLQFNKPWWLAGGISIEWIDEILTEIKPDGLDISSSIEISPGYKDIKKTENIFKFLKGI; this is encoded by the coding sequence ATGCCCAAGACTAATCCTTTAGTTAAAATTTGTGGACTAACTTCTGAAGAACAAGCTCTTCAAGTCGCCAAATTAGGAGCGAATGCTATTGGCATTATTTCGGTTGAAGAATCTCCAAGGTATGTATCAGCTGAAATTAAGAAAAAAATATTTAAAACCCTAGAAAATTTTTATCCAAAAATCGATAGAGTAACTGTTGTGCAAAATTGTCCGATAGATTTAATTATCAAAAACTTCTTAGGCAAACCAAGCGAAACTATCATTCAATTACATGGAGATGAAGATATTGATTATTGCAAAAAAATAAGGAAATACATTCCAAATATAGGCCTATGGAAGGCTTTCAGAATAAAAACGGAAGAGGACATAGATAAAATAAAACCTTTTGAAGATTTTATAGATGCGATACTACTTGATTCTTGGAATAAAGAAACTTATGGAGGTTCAGGGAAAAAAATAAATTCTATTTATCTAAAGAATCTGCAATTCAACAAACCATGGTGGTTAGCAGGTGGAATATCAATTGAATGGATTGATGAAATCCTTACTGAAATCAAACCAGATGGACTAGATATTTCAAGTAGTATTGAAATATCCCCCGGTTATAAAGATATTAAAAAAACAGAAAATATTTTTAAGTTTTTAAAAGGAATTTAA
- a CDS encoding site-2 protease family protein, translated as MRSWQIFKIWGIPFKVHPYWFVILFLFSWSISNQINLSSSDIYNNKEAWIIGFLTSFFLLSSIIFHEVFHTFVSLNQGVKIKKITFYFLGAILQIDKYCQTALGNIKIAIVRPLLCFATASILLLISNNSASQEQIAVNVISRVGIFNLFLGFLNLIPIGSLDGGNLLKSIIWHFSGSKNKGRNFLNKVNLLLSFCVLFFGIICLFRFNFYFGFILSFLGLFGVNSSKSESQFIKIENILKFSKVSEIKLKPLRKIEYDANFSEFNKLIKNKKDASDKYFFVTNNGRWTGFVDDNILKAVSLKKWERNFVGDFKKPIDSFESVSYNDKLWRTIERLEETNEGFLLVLNAADIPLGIIDRSKIGNFVLNKLGFNLPSDIVKKLNFKNNYPLGIELPRIITSMKQKGDL; from the coding sequence TTGAGAAGTTGGCAAATTTTTAAAATATGGGGAATTCCCTTTAAAGTTCATCCCTATTGGTTTGTTATTCTCTTTTTATTCTCATGGAGTATAAGTAATCAGATCAATTTATCTTCTAGCGATATCTACAATAATAAAGAAGCTTGGATAATAGGGTTTTTAACTTCTTTTTTCTTATTATCTTCAATTATTTTTCATGAGGTTTTTCATACTTTTGTTTCACTCAATCAGGGTGTAAAAATAAAAAAAATCACTTTTTATTTTTTAGGAGCAATTTTACAAATAGATAAGTATTGTCAAACTGCTTTAGGTAATATAAAAATTGCAATTGTTAGACCTCTTTTATGTTTCGCTACAGCATCTATTCTACTTTTAATTAGTAATAACAGTGCATCTCAAGAACAAATAGCAGTTAATGTAATTTCAAGAGTAGGTATATTTAATTTATTCTTAGGCTTCTTAAATTTGATTCCAATTGGTTCTTTAGATGGAGGGAATTTATTAAAAAGCATCATTTGGCATTTCTCAGGGAGTAAAAATAAAGGAAGAAATTTCCTCAATAAAGTAAATTTATTATTATCTTTTTGTGTTTTATTTTTTGGGATAATTTGTTTATTTAGATTTAACTTTTACTTTGGTTTCATTCTTTCTTTTTTGGGCTTGTTTGGAGTTAATTCTTCAAAATCTGAAAGTCAATTTATAAAAATTGAAAACATACTTAAATTTAGTAAAGTTTCTGAGATCAAATTAAAGCCTTTGAGGAAAATCGAATACGATGCAAATTTCTCAGAATTTAATAAATTAATAAAAAATAAGAAGGATGCATCGGATAAATATTTTTTTGTTACGAATAATGGTAGATGGACCGGTTTTGTTGATGATAATATTTTAAAAGCTGTTTCCTTAAAAAAATGGGAACGGAACTTTGTTGGAGATTTTAAGAAACCAATCGATAGTTTCGAAAGTGTATCTTATAACGATAAATTATGGAGAACTATAGAAAGACTTGAAGAAACAAATGAAGGTTTTTTATTAGTTCTCAATGCTGCAGACATCCCTTTGGGGATTATTGATAGGTCAAAAATTGGAAATTTTGTATTGAATAAATTAGGTTTTAATTTGCCTTCAGATATTGTTAAAAAATTAAACTTTAAAAATAATTACCCCTTAGGAATTGAATTGCCGAGAATAATTACTTCAATGAAGCAGAAAGGAGATCTTTAA
- a CDS encoding lipoyl protein ligase domain-containing protein, protein MKIIINKPTKLILGIENQALIFSTNNLPGFDQMALDLNSLDQTISNPEIILTLRFYYWTGDWLSIGYHQKEIPLHWKNLLSNGEINIVRRPSGGGAVLHSGGITYALTFKKTYYKFLSYEMVNNWLIKSFRELGLNLQYGNLRKSSIRTNCFGTSLISDLVDQNGFKRIGSAQFRKKGAFLQHGEIQTNPSRDLWFKLFKEEAPPKLNLKLTNDEIVQHLRNSFLKNKSNINFRNIAIDNKNRKFNVKNY, encoded by the coding sequence TTGAAAATTATCATAAATAAACCTACAAAGTTAATTTTGGGAATTGAAAATCAGGCTTTAATTTTTTCAACAAATAATTTACCTGGATTTGATCAAATGGCTTTAGATTTAAATTCTTTAGATCAGACAATTTCGAATCCTGAAATAATTCTCACATTGAGGTTCTACTATTGGACTGGAGATTGGCTTTCAATTGGCTATCACCAAAAGGAAATTCCTCTTCATTGGAAAAATTTATTGTCAAATGGGGAAATTAATATTGTTAGACGTCCATCTGGAGGGGGTGCTGTTCTTCATTCAGGAGGCATAACATATGCATTAACATTTAAAAAAACTTACTATAAATTCTTAAGTTATGAAATGGTTAATAATTGGTTAATTAAAAGTTTTAGAGAATTAGGTCTAAACTTACAATATGGTAATTTACGAAAATCAAGCATTAGAACAAATTGTTTTGGGACTTCATTAATTTCCGATTTAGTTGATCAAAATGGGTTTAAGAGAATAGGTAGTGCTCAATTTCGTAAGAAAGGTGCATTCCTTCAACATGGAGAAATTCAAACAAATCCTTCAAGAGATTTGTGGTTCAAATTATTCAAAGAAGAAGCTCCACCAAAATTAAATCTAAAACTAACAAATGATGAAATAGTTCAACATTTGAGAAATTCATTCCTGAAAAATAAATCAAATATAAATTTCAGAAATATTGCCATAGATAATAAAAATAGAAAATTTAATGTCAAGAATTATTAA
- the psaM gene encoding photosystem I reaction center subunit XII has product MEPTQTINLIALSLIVVMHAGVLALRLGISLGRN; this is encoded by the coding sequence ATGGAGCCAACTCAAACAATAAATCTTATTGCATTAAGCCTCATAGTTGTTATGCATGCAGGAGTTTTAGCACTAAGACTTGGAATTAGTTTAGGTAGGAACTAA
- a CDS encoding SDR family NAD(P)-dependent oxidoreductase, protein MSKNIKGLVLITGTTSGVGLNTLKPLLRFGWEVIAVNRSNKRAIKIAEESLTKEEVKNVHFIEIDLSNLDDVRKGCDEILERFKKPINSLICNAAVYKPRLKRPERSPQGFENSMAVNHFGHFLMINLLMENILSSEREIVLNGKSTLFKPRITVLGTVTANYSELGGRIPIPAPADLGDLSGFKNGFLSPISMANGKKFKPGKAYKDSKLCNMVTVQELSKRYPAEEIIVNSLYPGCVADTKLFRDTPWLFRFLFPIFQKFITRGYVSQRLAGERVAKVATYKEFAKPSVHWSWGNRQKTGRKAFSQKLSKRIIDANTSKKTYDLTKLLVGLD, encoded by the coding sequence GTGAGTAAGAACATTAAGGGTTTAGTCCTCATAACAGGAACAACTTCAGGAGTTGGATTAAATACTCTAAAACCTCTTTTAAGATTTGGGTGGGAGGTTATAGCTGTTAATCGATCAAATAAAAGAGCCATTAAAATAGCTGAGGAATCTTTGACAAAAGAGGAAGTTAAAAATGTTCACTTTATAGAAATAGATCTCTCTAACTTGGATGATGTGAGAAAAGGTTGCGATGAAATATTAGAAAGATTTAAAAAACCAATAAATTCTCTTATTTGTAATGCAGCAGTTTATAAACCAAGACTAAAGAGACCTGAAAGATCTCCTCAGGGGTTTGAGAACTCTATGGCAGTAAATCATTTTGGACATTTTCTTATGATTAATCTTCTTATGGAAAATATTTTATCTTCAGAAAGAGAAATTGTTTTAAATGGAAAATCTACTTTATTCAAGCCAAGAATTACAGTATTAGGTACTGTTACAGCTAATTATTCAGAACTTGGAGGAAGAATCCCCATCCCTGCCCCAGCTGATTTGGGAGATTTGTCAGGATTCAAAAATGGTTTTTTATCCCCTATAAGTATGGCGAATGGAAAGAAATTCAAACCTGGTAAGGCTTATAAAGATAGTAAACTTTGCAATATGGTAACCGTTCAGGAATTATCAAAAAGGTATCCTGCAGAAGAAATTATTGTAAATTCGTTATATCCTGGATGTGTCGCTGATACAAAACTTTTTAGAGATACGCCTTGGTTATTTAGGTTTCTTTTCCCTATATTTCAAAAATTCATAACGAGGGGATATGTGTCACAAAGATTGGCAGGAGAGAGAGTAGCTAAAGTAGCAACTTATAAAGAATTTGCTAAACCATCAGTCCATTGGAGCTGGGGAAATCGTCAAAAAACTGGCAGAAAAGCTTTTTCTCAAAAGTTGTCAAAAAGAATAATTGATGCAAATACCTCTAAAAAAACTTATGATCTTACAAAACTGTTGGTCGGATTAGATTAA